The Desulfovibrio sp. JC022 genome window below encodes:
- the tmcB gene encoding electron transfer complex ferredoxin TmcB produces MTFDRKIEDVGLNRGVSRLTPERIENTLKQVIEGEAGAKLKLYAETCMRCGMCSEACHYYMSHEGDPSYSPAGKVHNTLGKILRSNYKVTADEIYQMAQIAYTECNLCRRCVHFCPLGIDTGYIMSMVRRMCHKLGVTPQYIQDTAHSHSATMNQMWLKDDEWPDTLQWQEDEARDEMPNLRIPLDKEGADIYYSVIAPEPKFRTQLIYQAAYIFNEAGVDFTMPTEPGWDNSDMCMFTGDFEMMGRLKKRHFESALDLKVKRIVMGECGHAFRSIYDQGNRWDAWEMYPIEVVHSVEFFWELFEAGKIKLREKFKEPITVHDPCNIIRGRGLMEQSRKLAHALCENVVEMTPNLEHNYCCAAGGGVINCGPPFKNVRMKGNKIKAEQLKATGVNTILAPCHNCHGGLEDLVHYYELGMDIKFFGDLIYDLMEKPEA; encoded by the coding sequence ATGACATTCGACAGGAAAATCGAAGACGTAGGACTCAACCGGGGTGTTTCCCGCCTGACTCCTGAGCGTATCGAAAATACTCTTAAGCAGGTTATTGAAGGAGAAGCCGGCGCAAAACTCAAGCTCTATGCTGAGACTTGTATGCGTTGCGGTATGTGCTCCGAAGCCTGCCATTACTATATGTCCCATGAAGGGGACCCCAGCTATTCACCTGCTGGTAAGGTCCACAATACTCTGGGCAAAATTCTGCGCAGTAATTACAAAGTTACTGCTGACGAAATTTACCAGATGGCACAGATCGCTTACACTGAGTGTAACCTCTGTCGCCGCTGCGTACATTTCTGCCCGCTCGGTATTGATACCGGTTACATTATGAGCATGGTGCGCCGCATGTGCCACAAGCTCGGCGTGACTCCGCAGTACATTCAGGATACCGCGCACTCCCATTCCGCAACCATGAACCAGATGTGGCTCAAGGATGATGAATGGCCGGATACCCTGCAATGGCAGGAAGATGAAGCCCGCGATGAAATGCCTAACCTGCGCATTCCGCTGGATAAAGAAGGTGCGGATATCTACTATTCCGTTATCGCACCGGAACCCAAGTTCCGTACCCAGCTCATTTATCAGGCTGCATACATCTTCAATGAAGCCGGAGTTGATTTCACCATGCCCACCGAACCGGGCTGGGATAACTCCGACATGTGTATGTTTACCGGTGACTTTGAAATGATGGGTCGTCTTAAGAAACGTCATTTCGAATCAGCTCTCGACCTCAAGGTCAAGCGCATCGTAATGGGTGAGTGCGGTCACGCATTCCGCTCCATTTACGATCAGGGTAACCGCTGGGACGCATGGGAAATGTATCCCATCGAAGTTGTCCACTCTGTTGAGTTCTTCTGGGAACTCTTCGAAGCAGGCAAGATCAAGCTGCGTGAGAAGTTCAAAGAGCCTATCACCGTACATGATCCCTGTAACATCATCCGTGGTCGCGGTCTGATGGAACAGTCCCGCAAACTGGCTCACGCTCTGTGTGAAAACGTTGTTGAAATGACCCCCAACCTTGAGCACAACTACTGCTGTGCTGCGGGCGGTGGTGTCATTAACTGCGGTCCTCCGTTCAAGAACGTCCGTATGAAAGGTAACAAGATCAAAGCCGAGCAGCTTAAGGCAACTGGCGTGAACACCATTCTCGCTCCCTGCCATAACTGCCACGGCGGACTTGAAGACCTCGTTCATTATTATGAACTCGGTATGGACATTAAGTTCTTCGGCGATCTTATCTATGATCTCATGGAAAAGCCGGAAGCGTAG
- the tmcD gene encoding electron transfer complex subunit TmcD — translation MPDASTWDWNPGRREIQDTGSWSDKFEWVEEFHASPDGEKVGAVVNKGELEFTACVNGEIWEEAYDRIFYPKFAPDGRFTGVAQQMGEWTLAVDGKHWPENYGYIWKTTFGPEGTIVCAVQQDMTYAMGVDGVLWENFFENANNFTVGSDGKSTAAVVQVKSMPQADIETFQKGIYTVAVNGTAWDNVFMNCYTPVFDAKCEKVACQVRKTLYDYTIAVDGKIWQREFQCVWAPSFNPATGALVAPVRLGGKWGMAQDGELIWKNNMANCWHQQFSADGSKLWAIVAPTFGSFTVAVDGKPWSITAPVVIDLAVSPDGNRAAALAKDDKAYTVLCDGKVWPGVYEMAWQPVFSPDSSKVAAKVEKNGRYTVVLDGKPYGQDFDQCWEPVFSPDSSKVLIRAIDGGKFVRIVAEVSEF, via the coding sequence ATGCCTGATGCGTCCACGTGGGATTGGAATCCCGGTAGGCGAGAGATTCAGGATACTGGATCCTGGTCTGATAAATTTGAGTGGGTGGAAGAATTCCATGCCAGCCCTGACGGTGAAAAGGTCGGTGCTGTTGTTAATAAAGGCGAATTGGAATTCACTGCTTGCGTCAACGGTGAGATTTGGGAAGAAGCATACGACAGGATTTTCTACCCCAAATTTGCACCCGACGGCAGATTCACAGGTGTAGCCCAGCAGATGGGCGAGTGGACTCTGGCTGTTGACGGTAAGCACTGGCCGGAAAATTACGGCTATATCTGGAAAACTACTTTCGGCCCCGAAGGTACTATTGTCTGTGCAGTACAGCAGGACATGACATACGCTATGGGTGTTGACGGTGTTCTCTGGGAAAACTTTTTTGAAAACGCAAATAACTTCACAGTAGGCAGTGACGGTAAATCAACCGCTGCTGTTGTTCAGGTGAAGTCCATGCCGCAGGCTGATATCGAAACCTTTCAGAAAGGTATCTATACAGTTGCTGTTAATGGAACTGCCTGGGATAACGTTTTCATGAACTGTTACACTCCGGTGTTTGACGCCAAGTGTGAAAAAGTTGCCTGTCAGGTAAGAAAGACTCTCTATGATTACACCATCGCAGTCGATGGCAAAATCTGGCAGCGTGAATTTCAGTGTGTCTGGGCTCCCTCTTTCAACCCCGCGACCGGTGCTCTCGTAGCTCCCGTTCGTCTGGGCGGAAAATGGGGTATGGCTCAGGACGGCGAACTGATCTGGAAGAACAACATGGCCAACTGCTGGCACCAGCAGTTCAGTGCCGATGGTTCCAAACTCTGGGCTATTGTAGCACCCACTTTCGGCAGCTTCACAGTTGCTGTGGATGGTAAGCCCTGGTCCATCACTGCACCTGTGGTTATCGACTTGGCTGTCAGTCCTGACGGAAACCGCGCCGCAGCACTCGCTAAAGACGACAAAGCTTACACAGTTCTCTGTGACGGCAAAGTCTGGCCCGGTGTTTATGAAATGGCTTGGCAGCCTGTTTTCAGCCCTGACAGCAGCAAAGTTGCTGCCAAGGTTGAAAAGAACGGTCGCTACACCGTTGTTCTCGACGGTAAGCCTTATGGTCAGGATTTCGATCAGTGCTGGGAACCCGTTTTCAGCCCTGACAGTTCCAAAGTCCTCATTCGTGCAATAGACGGCGGCAAATTTGTGCGCATCGTTGCCGAAGTAAGCGAATTCTAA
- the tmcC gene encoding TmcC family electron transfer complex membrane anchor subunit, translating into MNSVYAFVVGPLAWFAWGVFVLGSAYRLVSMYQLAKAKDGSSLHYMSFKWGFRSIMAWMNPGGTLGWQRNPWTAMVTFVFHICLVIVPLFLLGHVVLWDQFFGISWPTLPDTIADIMSILVVVCCIYFGARRFLQRDVAYLTTGKDWVALVIPTLVFLTGVLSYHEIGDAKVMLILHILCGELMLISIPFTRLSHMLFGLFTRAYMGSEFGGVRRCKDW; encoded by the coding sequence ATGAATAGTGTTTATGCATTCGTTGTCGGTCCTCTGGCATGGTTCGCCTGGGGCGTGTTTGTTCTCGGTTCCGCTTACAGATTGGTTTCCATGTACCAGCTCGCAAAGGCAAAGGACGGATCGTCCCTGCACTACATGAGCTTCAAATGGGGTTTTCGCTCCATCATGGCATGGATGAACCCCGGTGGAACTCTCGGTTGGCAGCGCAATCCCTGGACTGCGATGGTAACCTTTGTTTTTCATATCTGTCTTGTCATTGTGCCCCTCTTTCTGTTGGGACACGTGGTTCTCTGGGATCAGTTCTTCGGCATCAGCTGGCCTACTCTCCCGGATACCATTGCTGACATCATGTCCATTCTGGTAGTTGTCTGCTGCATCTATTTCGGCGCACGCCGTTTCTTGCAGAGAGACGTAGCTTACCTGACCACCGGTAAAGACTGGGTTGCACTTGTTATACCTACCCTCGTTTTCCTGACCGGTGTTCTGTCCTACCACGAAATCGGTGATGCCAAGGTTATGCTCATTCTGCATATCCTCTGCGGTGAACTTATGCTGATCAGCATTCCCTTCACCCGTTTGAGCCACATGTTGTTCGGCCTGTTTACCAGAGCCTATATGGGATCCGAGTTCGGTGGCGTTCGTCGCTGTAAGGACTGGTAA
- a CDS encoding MFS transporter, whose translation MNIESTSQKKLMPWAVWGIATLYFFYDYMQQVAPGSMVKDLSAHFNVGAASMGFIASVYFYSYALMQIPIGMMADRFGPHRPLAIAALISCSAGALFTFTSTPAEAIGVRIILGAATGFSFVSCLKLVDNWFPPAKFATMVGLTNIIGMSGAVMGEAPLTEAVTRFGWENTLLGIAGFGALIALLVIFLIKDRPENEQKQNTPEEETPATFPVLVEILKTPSAWLNAGYAATINMVYTGFGALWGTVFISKLYNISTTDAAFMVSMIFVGAIPGSFFFGWFSDRIGKRGIPMIIASGGGLLCMASVVYLPHVPYSMMFGLMLLLGFCCAGNVVAYAFGNDISPKGADGISLGFVNTFLIGGSALAQPLIGWLLEHGSTSIKDLSIIEFRYSLSVLVIAKAFALAAALVVHKLRPDE comes from the coding sequence ATGAATATCGAATCGACATCTCAAAAAAAATTAATGCCTTGGGCCGTATGGGGTATTGCCACCCTGTACTTTTTCTACGACTACATGCAGCAGGTTGCACCCGGCTCAATGGTCAAAGACCTTTCCGCGCACTTTAATGTGGGCGCAGCCAGCATGGGCTTCATCGCTTCAGTGTATTTTTATTCCTATGCCCTGATGCAGATTCCCATCGGGATGATGGCCGACCGTTTCGGTCCCCACCGTCCGCTGGCAATAGCCGCCCTGATTTCATGCTCTGCCGGAGCCTTGTTCACCTTTACCTCCACCCCGGCGGAAGCCATAGGAGTCAGGATAATCCTCGGGGCCGCAACGGGATTCTCTTTTGTCTCCTGCCTCAAACTGGTGGACAATTGGTTCCCGCCGGCAAAATTCGCAACCATGGTCGGCCTGACCAACATCATCGGTATGTCCGGTGCGGTGATGGGCGAAGCTCCGCTTACCGAAGCTGTTACCCGCTTCGGCTGGGAAAACACCCTGCTCGGCATTGCCGGATTCGGCGCACTCATTGCCCTGCTGGTCATTTTTCTGATTAAAGACCGCCCGGAGAATGAACAAAAACAAAACACTCCCGAGGAAGAGACTCCTGCAACATTCCCGGTATTAGTCGAAATTCTCAAAACCCCTTCCGCATGGCTTAACGCTGGTTACGCCGCTACCATCAATATGGTCTACACCGGATTCGGTGCTCTCTGGGGAACTGTCTTTATTTCCAAGCTCTACAATATCTCTACCACCGATGCGGCCTTCATGGTCTCTATGATTTTCGTGGGGGCGATTCCGGGCAGCTTCTTTTTCGGCTGGTTTTCCGACCGTATCGGCAAAAGGGGAATCCCTATGATAATTGCCTCCGGCGGAGGTCTGCTGTGCATGGCAAGTGTGGTTTATCTCCCCCACGTTCCCTATTCGATGATGTTCGGCCTTATGCTCCTGCTCGGCTTCTGCTGCGCCGGAAACGTAGTGGCCTACGCTTTCGGCAACGACATCAGCCCCAAAGGGGCGGACGGAATTTCACTGGGATTCGTAAACACTTTCCTCATTGGCGGAAGTGCCCTTGCCCAGCCGCTCATCGGCTGGCTGCTGGAACACGGTTCCACCAGCATCAAGGATCTAAGCATCATAGAATTCCGCTACAGCCTGAGTGTTCTGGTTATAGCCAAGGCTTTTGCCCTTGCCGCAGCACTGGTCGTCCATAAGTTGAGACCGGATGAATAA
- a CDS encoding phosphotransacetylase family protein, which translates to MVSIYIGSTTGYSGKNLLAMSLGLKFRNSGFNVGYMKPVGAVPHMDGDTPGDADAAFIQQVLGLEQDPAKVTPVLVTRDFTIKAFSEDMGDLMPSIVESYEELSSDKDVMIIGGSGSYLSSGTYCGVNGPDVSRAMGAKTILVDRYSSELHYDYVLRVQKELGDDFLGVVFNDVPEHYMDELTSLIVPFLEKRGVKVLGIIPRDPLMGAIKVSDLAERLFGKIISAHAKADRVVENFLIGTMQVENFITHFRRHKNSAVIVGGDRADVQLVALEGNCPCLILTGNLYPNDIILTRSEVLEIPVIVVRDDTYAVAKKMEAIQESYKLRDMIKINHGAGLVNSELDYDYIYDELDL; encoded by the coding sequence ATGGTAAGTATATATATAGGTTCCACCACCGGATATTCCGGTAAGAACCTTTTGGCCATGTCGCTGGGGCTCAAGTTCCGCAACAGCGGATTCAATGTGGGCTACATGAAACCTGTGGGGGCTGTTCCCCATATGGACGGCGATACCCCCGGAGACGCTGATGCGGCTTTTATCCAGCAGGTTCTCGGGCTGGAGCAGGACCCGGCCAAGGTTACCCCGGTGCTGGTCACCCGTGATTTTACCATCAAGGCTTTTTCCGAAGATATGGGTGATCTCATGCCTTCCATTGTTGAATCTTACGAAGAGCTCAGCAGTGATAAAGATGTTATGATCATCGGTGGGTCGGGTAGTTATCTCAGTTCCGGGACTTATTGCGGCGTGAACGGTCCTGATGTTTCCAGAGCTATGGGCGCCAAGACAATCCTGGTGGATCGTTACAGCAGCGAACTTCATTATGATTACGTACTGCGGGTCCAGAAAGAACTGGGCGATGATTTTCTGGGTGTTGTTTTTAATGACGTGCCCGAACATTATATGGATGAACTCACTTCATTGATTGTTCCTTTTCTGGAAAAGAGGGGAGTGAAGGTTCTGGGTATTATTCCCCGCGATCCTTTGATGGGGGCCATTAAGGTTAGTGATTTAGCTGAACGGCTCTTCGGTAAGATTATTTCCGCCCATGCAAAAGCAGACCGGGTTGTTGAGAATTTCCTGATCGGGACCATGCAGGTGGAGAACTTTATCACCCATTTCAGGCGGCATAAGAATTCTGCTGTCATTGTGGGTGGAGATAGGGCGGATGTTCAGTTGGTGGCTCTTGAGGGTAATTGTCCCTGCTTGATTTTGACCGGTAACCTTTATCCCAACGATATTATTTTGACTCGTTCGGAAGTGCTTGAAATCCCGGTTATTGTTGTACGTGATGATACCTATGCCGTGGCTAAGAAAATGGAAGCCATTCAGGAAAGCTACAAACTCCGTGATATGATCAAGATTAATCACGGGGCAGGGCTGGTTAATTCCGAGTTAGATTATGACTACATTTATGATGAATTAGATCTATGA
- a CDS encoding acetate--CoA ligase family protein translates to MDSLFTPSSIAVVGASSVSGKIGNTILSNLLDAGYAGHLYPVNPRGGSICGLDACKSISEIGAPVDLAVIAVPRDFVLGAFRELLELGVGSVVIISAGFKEVDHEGWLLEVEIAELAKKNGVNVLGPNCLGVINSRGGVNASFATGSPLPGSMGFFSQSGALCVAVLDWALGSKVGFSKFISLGNKAVINEASMLEYLGNDPDTRVILGYVENIEDGREFMEQAAKVSMKKPVLMMKAGTTPAGARAASSHTGAMAGSDQACDAAFRQSGVIRVEKLDELFNLAKAFSVQELPLGPNLGIVTNAGGPGILAADACGESVMRMPTFSPSTIGELQRMLPGYASLYNPVDLLGEADAASYGRAVRIVGHDPAVNSLLVIIAPTVDLDLTGVAKAVVEGMGEVSKPVFCCLMGRKNSAPAREIFAEAGVPVYDFPKQAVRAMDCMHKYAVWKGRPLRTYVTPEHDVEAARTVVNNALRSGRSELVEFQARDIVTAYGLPTPESDLARSGTEAAAIAEQLGYPVVLKIASPEISHKSDVDGVRVGLNSAEEVKAAFWDITARTQRLRPDVYIAGCLVQQMASPQSREVVVGFRRDKQFGPLLMFGLGGVYVEILKDISFRLAPLSVEDAGDMVREIRSYMLLKGVKGGEPVDFEAITDVLIRMSCLANDFPEIYEAEFNPVLVSSDEALVADARMTVVDISADAGRQPDERE, encoded by the coding sequence TTGGATAGTCTGTTCACTCCGTCATCGATCGCCGTTGTAGGTGCTTCATCTGTTTCCGGGAAAATAGGAAATACCATCCTGTCCAACCTGTTGGATGCCGGGTATGCCGGTCATCTTTACCCGGTAAATCCGCGAGGCGGAAGTATCTGCGGTCTTGATGCGTGCAAGAGTATTTCTGAAATCGGTGCTCCCGTGGACCTCGCTGTTATTGCGGTTCCGCGAGATTTTGTCCTTGGTGCTTTCCGCGAATTATTAGAGCTGGGAGTCGGCTCTGTGGTGATTATTTCCGCAGGGTTCAAGGAAGTCGATCATGAGGGCTGGCTTCTTGAAGTGGAAATTGCGGAGCTGGCAAAGAAAAACGGCGTAAATGTACTCGGTCCCAACTGTCTTGGGGTGATTAATTCCAGAGGCGGGGTCAATGCTTCCTTTGCCACGGGCAGCCCTCTGCCCGGCAGTATGGGATTCTTTTCGCAGTCCGGCGCACTTTGCGTTGCTGTACTTGACTGGGCTCTCGGTTCAAAAGTCGGTTTTTCTAAATTTATCAGTCTTGGCAACAAGGCTGTGATCAACGAAGCCTCCATGCTTGAATATCTGGGCAATGACCCCGATACCAGAGTGATTCTCGGATATGTGGAAAATATTGAGGATGGCCGGGAGTTCATGGAGCAGGCAGCTAAAGTCTCCATGAAAAAGCCGGTATTGATGATGAAGGCCGGAACCACTCCCGCCGGGGCAAGGGCGGCATCATCCCATACCGGGGCCATGGCCGGTTCAGATCAGGCCTGCGATGCAGCTTTCCGGCAGTCCGGTGTTATCCGGGTGGAGAAGCTGGATGAACTCTTCAATCTTGCCAAGGCCTTTTCAGTTCAGGAATTGCCGCTGGGACCTAACTTAGGCATTGTAACCAATGCGGGAGGACCCGGTATTCTCGCTGCTGATGCCTGCGGTGAATCAGTTATGCGTATGCCTACTTTTTCACCTTCCACCATCGGTGAATTACAGCGCATGCTTCCGGGTTATGCTTCGCTGTACAATCCGGTGGATCTTCTCGGAGAGGCTGATGCTGCTAGCTATGGACGTGCTGTGCGTATTGTCGGTCATGATCCGGCGGTGAACAGCCTGCTGGTCATTATCGCTCCTACAGTTGATCTGGACCTGACCGGGGTAGCCAAAGCCGTGGTTGAAGGTATGGGCGAAGTCAGCAAGCCTGTTTTCTGTTGCCTCATGGGACGCAAGAACAGCGCACCGGCCCGAGAAATTTTTGCAGAAGCCGGAGTTCCGGTATATGACTTTCCCAAGCAGGCAGTCCGGGCTATGGACTGCATGCATAAATATGCAGTCTGGAAAGGGCGTCCGCTGCGCACGTATGTTACCCCTGAGCACGATGTTGAGGCGGCCCGTACGGTTGTGAATAACGCCTTGCGTTCCGGCCGTTCCGAACTGGTGGAATTTCAGGCCCGTGACATTGTTACCGCTTACGGACTGCCTACCCCGGAATCCGATCTTGCACGTTCCGGTACTGAAGCTGCGGCAATTGCCGAGCAGCTGGGCTATCCGGTGGTGCTTAAGATTGCTTCCCCGGAAATTTCGCATAAATCCGATGTGGATGGTGTCCGTGTGGGACTTAATTCCGCAGAGGAAGTAAAGGCGGCTTTCTGGGATATAACCGCCCGGACCCAGCGTCTGCGTCCGGATGTTTATATTGCCGGATGCCTGGTGCAGCAGATGGCTTCCCCTCAGTCCCGCGAGGTTGTGGTCGGTTTTCGCAGGGATAAACAGTTCGGACCTTTGCTTATGTTCGGATTGGGCGGGGTTTATGTTGAGATTTTGAAGGATATTTCGTTCCGACTCGCTCCTCTTTCTGTTGAGGATGCCGGGGACATGGTCCGGGAAATCCGTTCCTATATGTTGTTGAAGGGAGTCAAAGGGGGCGAGCCCGTTGACTTTGAGGCGATTACCGATGTTTTGATCAGGATGTCGTGCCTTGCAAATGATTTTCCTGAAATTTATGAAGCAGAATTCAATCCTGTGCTTGTCAGCTCGGACGAGGCTCTTGTTGCCGATGCCCGGATGACTGTTGTCGATATTTCCGCAGATGCGGGCAGGCAGCCGGATGAGCGCGAATAA
- the tmcA gene encoding acidic tetraheme cytochrome c3 TmcA yields the protein MIKRVFSIAVIAACVLLYMVPAFCQEDITSLLDPAFPKHERPAAVFAHDAHNEMAGIDDCAVCHHVWEDGKIVEDESSEDQKCADCHQVKPESGKTGLRNAYHQLCSDCHVKEDKGPVSCAGCHPKGGAAPAAH from the coding sequence ATGATTAAAAGAGTATTCTCTATTGCGGTCATTGCCGCCTGTGTCTTGCTCTACATGGTTCCCGCGTTCTGCCAGGAGGACATCACCTCTTTGCTGGACCCGGCTTTCCCTAAGCATGAAAGACCTGCTGCCGTGTTTGCACATGATGCACACAACGAAATGGCCGGTATTGATGATTGCGCTGTCTGCCACCACGTCTGGGAAGATGGAAAGATCGTTGAAGACGAATCTTCCGAAGACCAGAAGTGTGCTGACTGCCATCAGGTAAAGCCTGAATCTGGTAAGACCGGTCTGCGCAATGCTTACCATCAGCTTTGCTCTGACTGCCATGTAAAAGAAGATAAGGGTCCCGTATCCTGCGCTGGTTGCCACCCCAAGGGCGGTGCCGCTCCCGCAGCACACTAG
- a CDS encoding HD-GYP domain-containing protein — MNAMNDSKLIEESFCSITEAIFKLLPKNNLPFSLYRMNSSNGRFTPITIPGKAIVSADKQAITEDCDRGLIFIKFTDINSCRPYFISHLPTVICDISHSIPEQELAALLLEGLKESADKIYSDSIKLHFSAFQDTLTSVGELLHENPELLWLMIPMLDSNHSLVNKSLSNGIIGAALLLHAREVKPDVKIFIDALFALFLCDIGLCSLPEFVLGKEFCLSLDEQKRIRQHPIGSVEVLSITSSMSKTSLRAILEHHERMDGSGYPRGVTNENLSWLGKLCGAVDSYVAMTMGRPGKKSMPTVKALKILYSESTQYDPNIIYALEKVTYRDG, encoded by the coding sequence ATGAATGCTATGAATGACTCTAAATTAATTGAAGAAAGCTTCTGTTCCATTACCGAGGCCATCTTCAAACTGCTTCCCAAGAACAATCTTCCGTTCAGCCTGTACAGAATGAACTCCTCCAATGGCAGGTTCACTCCCATTACAATACCGGGAAAAGCCATTGTTTCCGCAGACAAACAGGCCATCACCGAAGATTGCGACCGTGGTTTGATATTTATCAAATTCACTGACATAAATTCATGCAGACCTTATTTTATATCTCATCTCCCCACGGTTATCTGCGATATTTCCCACTCCATCCCCGAACAGGAACTGGCTGCCCTGCTTCTGGAAGGTTTAAAAGAAAGTGCCGATAAAATTTATTCAGACTCAATAAAATTACACTTCAGTGCATTTCAGGATACCCTCACTTCCGTAGGGGAACTTTTACATGAAAACCCCGAACTACTATGGTTAATGATTCCAATGCTGGACTCAAACCATTCACTGGTCAACAAATCCCTCTCCAACGGTATTATCGGAGCAGCCCTGCTTCTGCATGCACGGGAAGTAAAGCCGGATGTTAAAATTTTCATTGATGCTCTTTTTGCACTTTTTCTGTGTGACATAGGACTATGCAGCCTGCCGGAATTCGTTCTCGGCAAAGAATTCTGCCTCTCACTGGATGAGCAAAAACGAATCCGTCAGCACCCGATCGGCTCAGTGGAAGTGCTGAGCATAACCAGCAGTATGAGCAAGACATCACTACGCGCAATTCTCGAACACCACGAACGCATGGACGGTTCCGGGTATCCGAGGGGAGTAACCAACGAAAACCTCTCGTGGCTGGGCAAGCTTTGCGGGGCGGTTGATTCATACGTGGCTATGACCATGGGTCGTCCGGGAAAGAAAAGCATGCCCACCGTCAAAGCCCTGAAAATTCTCTACAGTGAATCCACCCAATACGACCCGAATATAATTTATGCATTGGAAAAAGTAACCTATCGCGACGGATAA
- a CDS encoding adenosine deaminase: MKKIAIIMFLLVSACVPKTAERSMLLKQVDPVALRMVLAEMPKGAELHTHLSGIPYAEDYLKWAADDGACIHELSGRILAGPCVNGTVAAKDAYRQPDVWGRAVNALSVREGMRDNRMWGHDRFFETFGRFGAVKRDKGRLLAHAVKQAVRDKVQYVEVMLSIYGPQWVSPWAADASWNGKAEECFARLKQAGLFKDMDLARKELGRAERRQRELVGNSPGSNVKVRYINQIFRGVEPAYVFAQMAWSFELVRRDPRVVGLNMVGPEDGPIAVRDYALHMDMLDFFHSKYPDVPIALHAGELTPTLTTPQALANHIKLAVIKGHARRIGHGVGLAYETVPLNTLALMRQKDVALEVLLGSNDVILNVSGRDHPLNFYLKEEVPVVISSDDMGIARSTLTDEYERAVADQGLNYLAVKRVVRNSLEYSFLEGQSLWDNATSFKMVSACYRDDQPDLDCEAFLLSSEKAREQWKLEGKLNRFEDSEVFKRFKEDYSKQISTIIEKGVDAAIGFP, translated from the coding sequence ATGAAAAAAATAGCCATCATCATGTTCCTTCTTGTCTCGGCCTGTGTCCCGAAGACCGCTGAGAGGTCAATGCTTCTCAAGCAGGTCGACCCCGTTGCGCTGCGTATGGTTCTGGCTGAGATGCCTAAAGGGGCAGAGCTTCATACCCATTTGTCCGGCATTCCTTATGCTGAGGATTATTTAAAGTGGGCGGCTGATGATGGTGCGTGCATACATGAATTGAGCGGCCGCATCTTGGCCGGGCCATGCGTAAACGGTACTGTTGCAGCAAAGGATGCTTACAGGCAGCCTGATGTCTGGGGTAGGGCGGTTAATGCTCTTTCTGTCAGGGAAGGGATGCGCGATAACCGTATGTGGGGGCATGACCGTTTTTTTGAAACGTTCGGCAGATTTGGGGCGGTGAAACGGGATAAAGGAAGGTTGCTGGCTCATGCGGTGAAGCAGGCGGTGCGGGATAAAGTTCAGTATGTTGAGGTGATGCTGTCAATTTACGGTCCCCAATGGGTAAGTCCCTGGGCTGCCGATGCCAGTTGGAATGGAAAAGCAGAAGAATGCTTTGCTCGATTGAAGCAGGCAGGACTCTTTAAAGATATGGATTTGGCTCGCAAAGAGCTTGGGCGGGCTGAGCGCAGGCAGCGGGAACTGGTAGGCAATAGTCCGGGCAGCAATGTAAAAGTCCGTTATATCAATCAGATTTTCAGAGGTGTTGAGCCTGCTTACGTATTCGCCCAGATGGCTTGGTCATTTGAACTTGTCCGTCGTGATCCCCGTGTTGTTGGGCTTAATATGGTCGGTCCTGAAGATGGACCTATTGCCGTGCGGGACTATGCCCTGCATATGGATATGTTGGATTTCTTTCACTCAAAGTACCCCGATGTCCCTATTGCCTTGCATGCTGGAGAGCTGACTCCCACATTGACGACCCCTCAAGCCCTTGCGAATCATATTAAACTGGCAGTTATCAAAGGTCATGCCCGCAGGATAGGCCATGGCGTGGGTCTTGCTTATGAGACAGTGCCTCTTAACACTCTGGCATTGATGCGTCAGAAGGATGTGGCCCTTGAAGTATTGTTGGGCAGTAATGACGTAATACTGAATGTTTCGGGCAGAGATCACCCATTGAATTTTTACTTGAAAGAAGAGGTCCCTGTGGTGATTTCTTCTGATGATATGGGAATTGCGCGGTCAACACTGACTGATGAATATGAACGCGCTGTAGCGGATCAGGGGCTAAATTATCTAGCGGTAAAGCGAGTCGTCCGGAATTCGTTGGAATATTCATTTTTGGAAGGGCAGTCTTTGTGGGACAATGCAACGTCTTTTAAGATGGTGTCCGCATGTTATAGAGATGACCAGCCGGATCTGGATTGCGAAGCCTTTTTGTTAAGCAGCGAGAAGGCAAGGGAGCAGTGGAAACTTGAGGGAAAGCTTAACAGGTTTGAGGATTCTGAAGTCTTTAAACGCTTCAAAGAGGATTATTCGAAACAGATATCAACAATAATTGAAAAAGGTGTTGACGCGGCCATCGGTTTTCCATAG